The following proteins are co-located in the Proteiniborus ethanoligenes genome:
- the lepB gene encoding signal peptidase I: MEEKQKNNIRKEIFEWTKSIAFALVIAILIKTFLFNTTYVLGYSMYPTLHERDRLFTNKIVYKISEPKHGDIVVLKAPDDPSKDYIKRVIGAAGDKIEIRDGRIYVNGKLYVEDYISEDAYTYCYDNNSWEVPEGYVFVLGDNRNKGASKDSRYLGPIPISSIKGKASYRYFPFDSRFGSLYK, from the coding sequence GTGGAGGAAAAACAAAAGAATAATATTAGGAAAGAAATATTTGAATGGACAAAGAGCATTGCTTTTGCATTAGTAATAGCCATCTTAATCAAAACTTTTTTATTTAATACTACTTATGTTCTAGGATATTCAATGTACCCAACACTACATGAAAGGGACAGGCTATTTACAAATAAAATAGTATATAAAATTAGTGAGCCTAAGCATGGAGATATTGTAGTGCTTAAAGCACCTGATGATCCAAGCAAGGATTATATAAAAAGGGTTATAGGTGCTGCTGGTGATAAAATTGAAATAAGAGATGGAAGAATTTATGTAAATGGAAAGCTTTATGTAGAAGACTATATCTCTGAAGATGCATATACTTACTGTTATGATAATAATTCATGGGAGGTACCAGAAGGATATGTATTCGTACTAGGAGATAATAGGAACAAAGGAGCTAGTAAAGATAGTAGATACTTGGGACCAATTCCAATTAGCTCAATAAAGGGAAAGGCCTCATATAGATATTTTCCATTTGATAGTAGATTTGGCTCATTATATAAATAG
- the gpr gene encoding GPR endopeptidase, translated as MFQLRTDLAIEAREIFQSKNREELRGVEVGVEKNKNYEITRVKILNEYGEKKLGKPRGTYITIEVPSLKKADQELKDEISKVLAKELKALIKPSKSMKSLVVGLGNWNVTPDALGPKVIDKVYVTRHLFKAYNKTEDETMSDVSAISPGVMGVTGIETSETIKGIVEKTKPDIIVAVDALASRKMERVSTTIQITDTGISPGSGVGNERKALNEETLGVPVIAIGIPTVVDAATMVNDTMELMVSSLKKQADKETSFYSMLEEMESGDKYEFIKEVLAPYMPNVVVTPKEIDELISNLSLIIANGINISLHHGIDLKDVNKYIN; from the coding sequence GTGTTTCAATTAAGAACTGACCTAGCTATTGAAGCAAGAGAGATATTTCAAAGTAAAAATAGAGAAGAACTAAGGGGAGTAGAGGTAGGAGTAGAAAAAAATAAAAACTATGAAATTACTAGAGTTAAAATACTTAATGAATACGGGGAAAAAAAACTTGGAAAGCCTAGAGGTACATATATTACCATTGAAGTACCTTCACTAAAAAAGGCAGACCAAGAGTTAAAGGATGAAATAAGTAAGGTTTTGGCAAAGGAACTCAAGGCTTTGATTAAACCTAGTAAAAGCATGAAATCCTTAGTAGTAGGCTTAGGTAATTGGAATGTAACTCCAGATGCATTAGGTCCAAAGGTTATAGACAAAGTTTATGTGACCAGGCATCTTTTTAAAGCATACAACAAGACAGAGGATGAGACCATGTCAGATGTTTCTGCGATATCACCAGGAGTTATGGGAGTAACAGGAATAGAAACAAGTGAAACAATAAAAGGAATTGTAGAAAAGACTAAGCCTGATATTATAGTAGCAGTTGATGCACTAGCTTCTAGAAAAATGGAAAGGGTTAGTACTACAATTCAAATTACTGATACTGGCATAAGTCCAGGCTCTGGAGTTGGGAATGAAAGAAAAGCATTAAATGAAGAAACCTTAGGTGTTCCTGTAATAGCCATAGGAATACCTACAGTCGTAGATGCAGCTACAATGGTTAATGATACTATGGAATTAATGGTAAGCTCTCTAAAAAAACAAGCAGATAAAGAAACAAGTTTTTACTCTATGCTAGAAGAAATGGAATCTGGAGATAAATATGAATTTATCAAGGAAGTATTAGCTCCATATATGCCTAATGTTGTAGTCACTCCTAAGGAGATAGATGAGCTAATAAGCAATTTATCTTTAATAATAGCCAATGGAATAAACATATCCTTACATCATGGAATTGATTTAAAGGATGTAAATAAATACATAAACTGA
- the spoIIP gene encoding stage II sporulation protein P, with translation MIKNTNLDKGIAYILIAVLCLTNLFLGVKVIGKFSTIKKLKTMHEEDILEDKVISVFNNKAMSLDVELKDNVNNGISKQNGDRAINKGDNDFFLRLLLNSNVYMKRVYDMQNREDSILLTKGNIFERLSALFKPDFYIKPHLPAMVSAFNNTYTWEEIKEEGEHDELEGYIILSDIIFIEDPEEKNDFEQELELIGKKHEEKVYVEPPKTVALDHENPYILLYHTHGTEAYLPITTGRFHTEKREYNVITIGEIIGRSLEEKGHKLKHIDIYHDIPSYNQSYIRSLATIKEELNKNESIKVIFDIHRDGIEGESASTTKAQESARISINDKSVATFSLVIGPDNPNKEQLIKFANYIRHISEGMYPGLCKGIIMKPSGKFNQYVSDYYALIEVGSNLNTIEEAKESAKYIGEILHKVIESIDEGE, from the coding sequence ATGATAAAAAACACCAATTTAGATAAAGGAATAGCATATATTTTGATTGCTGTATTATGTTTGACAAATTTATTTCTAGGGGTAAAGGTTATTGGCAAATTCTCTACTATCAAAAAGTTAAAAACAATGCATGAAGAAGATATTCTAGAAGACAAGGTCATTTCGGTATTTAATAATAAAGCTATGAGCCTTGATGTTGAACTGAAGGACAATGTAAATAATGGCATTAGTAAGCAAAATGGAGATAGAGCTATTAATAAGGGAGATAATGATTTCTTCTTAAGACTATTGCTAAATTCAAATGTCTACATGAAGAGAGTATATGACATGCAAAACAGAGAGGATAGCATTTTACTAACTAAAGGGAATATTTTTGAAAGATTATCTGCATTGTTTAAACCAGATTTCTATATAAAGCCACATCTTCCAGCTATGGTAAGTGCTTTTAATAATACATATACTTGGGAAGAAATAAAGGAAGAGGGAGAGCATGATGAATTAGAAGGATATATTATTCTTAGCGACATAATATTTATTGAGGATCCTGAAGAAAAAAATGATTTTGAACAGGAGCTTGAACTTATAGGTAAAAAACATGAGGAAAAAGTCTATGTTGAGCCTCCAAAAACTGTAGCTTTAGACCATGAAAATCCTTATATTCTTTTATATCATACTCATGGAACAGAAGCATATTTGCCTATTACTACAGGAAGATTTCATACTGAAAAAAGAGAGTATAATGTAATAACAATAGGAGAGATTATTGGGAGAAGTCTTGAAGAAAAGGGACATAAGTTAAAGCATATCGATATTTATCATGATATACCATCCTATAATCAATCATACATTAGGTCACTAGCAACAATAAAAGAAGAACTAAATAAAAATGAGAGCATTAAAGTAATATTTGATATCCATAGAGATGGCATAGAAGGCGAATCTGCCAGCACAACAAAAGCACAGGAATCTGCTAGAATTTCGATTAATGACAAAAGTGTGGCTACTTTTTCTCTGGTTATAGGACCAGATAACCCAAACAAAGAGCAGCTTATTAAATTTGCAAATTATATTAGACATATTTCTGAAGGCATGTATCCTGGACTATGTAAGGGTATAATAATGAAGCCAAGTGGTAAGTTTAATCAATATGTAAGTGACTATTATGCATTGATAGAAGTAGGCAGCAATTTAAATACAATAGAAGAAGCAAAAGAATCTGCGAAATATATAGGGGAAATTTTACACAAAGTAATTGAAAGCATAGATGAGGGAGAATAA
- the lepA gene encoding translation elongation factor 4, with protein sequence MEDRQKRIRNFSIIAHIDHGKSTLADRLIEKTGLLTLREMQDQLLDNMDLERERGITIKLQTIRLVYKAKDGEEYILNLIDTPGHVDFNYEVSRSLAACEGAILIVDAAQGIEAQTLANVYLALDQNLEIVPVINKIDLPGARPDEIKKEIEDVIGLDCEDAPLISAKEGINIEDVLESVVNKVPAPEGDKDAPLKALIFDSYYDSYKGVIAMTRVKDGVIKPGMEIKMMATNKKFEVTEVGIFAPKQTVVKELVAGDVGYVAASIKNVKDARVGDTITEASRPTDKPLPGYKKVTSMVYCGVYPAEGEDYNSVRDALEKLQVNDAALVFEPETSVALGFGFRCGFLGLLHMEIMQERLEREFDLNIVTTAPSVIYKVKKKSGEMLELQNPTNLPEETEIEYMEEPIVDVTIMTPTDYVGSIMELCQNRRGIFKNMEYLEQTRVVMHYELPLNEVIYDFFDALKSKTRGYASLDYELKGYKKSELVKLDILINGELVDAFSIIAHKDKAYERGRMISEKLKDVIPRHQFAVPIQAAIGSKIIARETVRALRKDVLAKCYGGDISRKKKLLEKQKEGKKRMRQIGSVEVPQEAFLAVLKYDEK encoded by the coding sequence ATGGAAGATAGGCAAAAGAGGATTAGAAATTTTTCAATAATTGCCCATATAGATCATGGCAAATCCACACTAGCAGATAGACTAATAGAAAAAACGGGTTTACTTACTTTAAGAGAGATGCAGGATCAACTTCTTGATAATATGGATCTGGAGAGGGAAAGAGGAATCACAATTAAGCTACAAACAATAAGACTTGTATATAAGGCAAAAGATGGAGAGGAATATATTTTAAATCTAATAGATACTCCTGGACATGTGGATTTTAACTACGAAGTGTCAAGGAGCTTAGCTGCATGTGAAGGTGCAATACTTATAGTAGATGCAGCGCAAGGTATTGAAGCACAGACATTAGCTAATGTGTATTTAGCTTTAGATCAAAATCTAGAAATAGTTCCAGTCATAAATAAAATAGACCTACCTGGTGCAAGACCTGATGAAATTAAAAAGGAAATAGAGGATGTAATAGGGCTTGACTGTGAAGATGCACCACTTATATCCGCAAAGGAAGGAATAAATATCGAAGATGTTTTAGAAAGTGTAGTGAACAAAGTTCCAGCACCAGAAGGAGATAAAGATGCTCCATTAAAGGCTCTTATTTTTGACTCCTATTATGATAGCTATAAGGGAGTTATAGCTATGACAAGGGTAAAGGACGGAGTTATAAAGCCAGGCATGGAAATAAAAATGATGGCAACAAATAAAAAATTTGAAGTAACTGAAGTAGGAATATTTGCGCCAAAACAAACTGTTGTAAAAGAACTAGTGGCTGGCGATGTTGGCTATGTAGCAGCTAGTATAAAAAATGTTAAGGATGCAAGGGTAGGAGATACTATTACAGAGGCTTCAAGGCCTACAGATAAGCCTCTACCTGGTTATAAAAAAGTTACTTCTATGGTTTATTGTGGTGTGTATCCAGCAGAGGGTGAAGACTATAACAGCGTTAGAGATGCCTTAGAAAAGCTTCAAGTTAATGACGCCGCATTAGTATTTGAGCCTGAAACATCTGTTGCATTAGGCTTTGGCTTTAGATGTGGCTTTTTGGGACTGCTTCATATGGAAATAATGCAGGAAAGACTAGAGAGAGAATTTGATTTAAATATAGTAACAACAGCACCTAGTGTTATATATAAGGTTAAGAAAAAAAGCGGAGAAATGCTTGAGCTACAAAATCCTACAAATCTTCCAGAGGAAACAGAGATAGAATATATGGAAGAACCTATTGTAGATGTTACAATTATGACTCCAACTGATTATGTAGGCTCAATTATGGAACTATGTCAGAATAGAAGAGGAATCTTTAAAAACATGGAATATTTAGAGCAAACAAGGGTAGTAATGCACTATGAATTACCTCTTAATGAAGTTATATATGACTTTTTTGATGCTTTAAAATCAAAAACAAGAGGATATGCTTCTCTTGATTATGAGCTTAAAGGTTATAAAAAGTCAGAATTAGTAAAACTGGATATCTTAATTAATGGAGAGCTAGTAGATGCTTTTTCTATTATTGCTCATAAAGATAAAGCATATGAAAGAGGAAGAATGATTTCTGAAAAGCTTAAAGATGTTATACCTAGACACCAGTTTGCAGTGCCTATTCAGGCTGCTATAGGCTCTAAAATTATAGCCAGAGAAACTGTAAGAGCACTGAGAAAAGATGTACTAGCAAAATGCTATGGTGGCGATATATCTAGAAAGAAAAAGCTTTTAGAGAAACAAAAAGAGGGAAAGAAACGAATGAGGCAAATTGGTAGTGTAGAGGTACCACAAGAAGCGTTTCTAGCAGTTTTAAAATATGATGAAAAATAA